The genomic region GGCACTGAGAACTGGGCACTTTTCCGACATGCACACGCACTACTACGACGCGCACGACCTGCCGCGGTTCGGCGAGATCGGCAAGGACGCACCGGAGCTGGCGGAGAAGTTCTTCGCCTGGTACAACGCGGTGTTCGCCGAGGGGGCGCTGACGGAGCGGGAGAAGAGCCTGATTGCGCTGGCGGTGGCGCACGCGGTGCAGTGCCCGTACTGCATCGACGCGTACAGCCAGGACTGCCTGACCAAGGGCGCCGACACCGAGCAGATGACGGAGGCCGTGCACGTGGCCGCCGCCATCCGCGGCGGCGCGTCCCTTGTGCACGGCATCCAGATGCGCAACCGCGCCGAGGGGTTGGGGATGTAGGAAAAGAAGTCCTGGGTCCTGAGTCCCAAGTCCTGAGTGCTGTGGACCCGGGGCACTTAGGACTCAGGACCCAGGACTTAGGACTATCAGTTTCGATGCCCGCGACCGCGCACCGCGTCCTCCCGACGCTCCACAAACGCCACGCGCCGCTCGCCTCCGCCGCGGAGCAGCGCGCGATGCTGGCGCGCGTGCCCGTGCGTGGGTTCGGGGAGGCGCTGGCCGGCGCGGGGATGCTGCCGCTGCGGGCCACGGGGATCGAGATCCTGCAGCTGAACGTCGGGCGCAAGTGCAACCAGACGTGCCGCCACTGCCACGTCGACGCCGGCCCCGACCGCACCGAGATGATGCCCGACGCGGTGGTCGACCGCTGCCTGGAGATCATCGAGCAGATCGATATCCCCACCGTCGACATCACGGGCGGCGCGCCGGAGCTGCACCGGCGCTGGCGCGAGATCGTCGTCCGCGCGCGCGCCGCGGGGAAGCACGTGATGGACCGCTGCAACCTCACCATCACCCTCCTCCCCAACTACGCGTACCTGCCGGAGTTCTACGCCGGGCACGGCGTGCACGTGGTCGCCAGCCTCCCGCACTACCGCCAGAAGGGCACCGACACCCAGCGCGGCGAGGGCGTGTTCGACGAGTCCATCACCGCGCTGCGGCGGCTGAACGCGTTGGGCTACGGGAAGCCGGGCACCGGGCTGGTGCTGGACCTGGTGACGAACCCCGTGGGCACCTTTCTCCCGGGGAACCAGAAGGCGCTCGAGGCGGAGTGGAAGCGGCAGCTGCTGCGGCTGTATGGCGTGGAGTTCAACGCGCTGTACGCCCTCACCAACATGCCCATCTCCCGCTTCCTAGAGTTCCTGGAGA from Longimicrobium sp. harbors:
- the arsS gene encoding arsenosugar biosynthesis radical SAM (seleno)protein ArsS (Some members of this family are selenoproteins.), whose protein sequence is MPATAHRVLPTLHKRHAPLASAAEQRAMLARVPVRGFGEALAGAGMLPLRATGIEILQLNVGRKCNQTCRHCHVDAGPDRTEMMPDAVVDRCLEIIEQIDIPTVDITGGAPELHRRWREIVVRARAAGKHVMDRCNLTITLLPNYAYLPEFYAGHGVHVVASLPHYRQKGTDTQRGEGVFDESITALRRLNALGYGKPGTGLVLDLVTNPVGTFLPGNQKALEAEWKRQLLRLYGVEFNALYALTNMPISRFLEFLETSGQLAEYMERLVTAFNPAAAAGVMCRNTLSVGWDGTLYDCDFNQMLEMPVHPRAPRTVFDFDLEGLASREIVLGPHCFGCTAGAGSSCGGATVT
- a CDS encoding arsenosugar biosynthesis-associated peroxidase-like protein, coding for MHTHYYDAHDLPRFGEIGKDAPELAEKFFAWYNAVFAEGALTEREKSLIALAVAHAVQCPYCIDAYSQDCLTKGADTEQMTEAVHVAAAIRGGASLVHGIQMRNRAEGLGM